A stretch of DNA from Tigriopus californicus strain San Diego chromosome 8, Tcal_SD_v2.1, whole genome shotgun sequence:
GAGTGGTTGCATCATTTCCTTTCTTCGAGCTCTAATTTGTTGTTGCTCTCGCTTTTAAGTCATTTCATTAGTTCATAAaactttttgtgttttgatATAGCAATGTGATTGAGAAGAGaaccaaaagagaaaatatcCCGAAAGAGGCTTTCGGATCTTTCGCTAACAAGTTCATTTCGTTTTGAATCCACAAGAGTGTCCACTGCGATGATTTTACTCCAGTTTTCCTTCCACGGGATCGAAAGCTTGATCGAGCGTTCAAATTCCGTCATTTAGAACCTCAATTCCGAGTAGAGCCCTTTGAGAAATGATCTCATATTATGGCCAATTGCCTGCACCAAGATGAAGATCAGACAAGACAATGCAGATGAGCCCGAGTCATTGCTTCACGCCCCAAAAGGGACTAAGATTGATTttgacaacgacgacgacttggttggttggtgccGTTTGCTTGCATGCCTGGTTGTACACCATTCACATGTAAATTACTAAAAAGAAGGCTGTCATTGAGCTGAAGTTTGGCCTCTCCAACCAAGAGTACTCTGAACTGTTTGGTATTTGCAATACTATCTCGCATTCGCCGGAGGAGCATAAAATGTAATGGCTCAGAGAGACCCAAATGTCGTATATTGCCCAGTTTCTAAGTCTCCTTGGCTCCCTCCGACCCACTGACAAGACTAGTCAGTGCAATTTTTCTCGCCCCAGATTACGAGTACAACCATTGGGCCCTTTCAGTTTCAGTCCGACCCCTTTGGTTTTGCACACTGCGACAAAATCATAAAGCAGTTGCAAATTGGTCTCGGCACCCAAGTCACGCCCGTCCTCCGTCCTCTATCCTCCATTCTCCGTCCTCCATTCTCCGGTCATAGCCCTCTCGAGAGATGAATCTGAAATTCTTCTCCCCCCCAAGGCATGTCCTCATCGCCCGAGGAAACTGAATCCCTTGAACACGCCGACTGTGGCCTACAGTACATAGAGAAAAAAGATTGGAGTACTCAAAAAGAAAGTGGCCAAAGCCGTTCTGCTAAGCCAGTTCTTCATCCTCACAAGACCAAGATGGTTCCTGAACGTGAAACACATTTCTGGATCCCCAATGGAGTGCTTGCTTTTGCCTATTTGGCCCCACTTTGGTTGACCATGGACACCAATGGTTATACGTTAAAGCTCTTCAGCATCATCGGTCACACATTGCTCTTGGTCATCCAGCCCGATGTGTGTTGTTTGGATGGATTGGTGGAATATTATTGGTATACAGCCATAATAGGAATCAATATCATCTCGCTCTATCACAGTTATCGGGAGACAGTTCTTCCCATTATCCCTCGTCATCTCCAACCGATTGTCTCTAAACTGTTCTACGAGTTTCCAATCTCGCACAAGGAGCTCGGTTCAGTGTTGCTTTACTCCAAATTTACTGGCATAGGTCGGGGAACAACAAAAACACGTGTAACCTTTTGAAAGTACCTTGTCCCCTTTCAGCGTGAAACTTGTTTTTcggaattggaattggaaatcTCGAAGCTTTTGTTGTTCCCCGTGAAGGTGAAGATGAGGTGTGGATCAAGCAGGATACCTCGTTCCCCAACTCGTGCTTGAATATACTGATCACAGGTCATTTGGGCGTTTTTTACCAGGGAGCTTTACTCCACGAAATCAAACCTGGACAATTCATCAACTCCATCGAGTGGAAGGCCACCTTTGTCAACGAGCTGAAAGGTTACTGGCTATCTCAGGTAGAAGTGCGAGTGATTGAAGATTCCACAATTCTCATGTTGGACCGAGGCAACTTGATGGGCATGAAGGAGACGGCCCATCACATTTGGCGAAGACTCTTGGCACTTCTTGGTGCggacattttgatgaaaaccaAGCATACTCATTGGTATGTCAAAGATTTCGCCAAGAAAGACAGGAGACACAGGGTGGCGAACAATCCATTGCTACGAAGTCTCTCCGTGGATAATTTATTTGTGTCCAGTCAGAACGCCATCCAAGGCTCCAGAGCTCTCCGTCAAATGATTTCTAAAAGAAGTTCTAGGAGACCCCTGGGGTCCTTGAAGCAAcgtttcaatcaaaccatGCTGAAAAAGAACCTGGGACTGATGTATTTGTGGAGTAAATCAGAATTAAGGCCGACCACAGAGACTGGGCCTTTGTCTAGTCTGTTCCATCAGACTGCCATGACTCCTGAAAATCAGATCTTTGAGGACGAAGGAGTGGTCGAAGACATCGGATGGGAACGGGCTTGGTACCATTGTGGGCATTGTGAGTTTTGTTACCCTttggaggaaaaggaggaagagatACATCATGCAACCGGTCGACATTAAATCGAGTTCACATGGAAAAAAACGTGtttatttcttatttatgAAGTATCAACAAGAACGCGTACATAAAGGCGCTTTCAAAGATTCAACATGTGGATTAGTGGAAGACTGGAATgtatcgattttttttctggaagACATGGGTTACAACTTACATACAGCTAAGATTTGAAATCCGTTGAGATCGAACGTGTTCACTAGATCACGAGGGAAAATAGGTATGGCGAGGAACGGTGGAAGAGGCAAATCGCGCACTTACCCGCTCAAACAGGCACGCCCAACTCGAAGGCCCGCTGCATAGCCCGCCCCGAGTAGTACATGCCACAGAGGCCAAAGCCAACCcccaagaagatgatgaacaTATCGTAAACCAAGGTGGACCAACTCATGACGTGCCGACGTAgcttcaaatggaaaaagctCGGCCAGATGAACGAGAGGAAACATCCCGTGAAACTGCCGATGAAGCCCATCAAGATGGTGAAATGCGGGATCACTACGGCAAACACAATGgtgaccaccaccatcatcactcGGAAGCCCAATCCCCAAAGCTTGAGCTCGCCGTCTAAAGCCCAAATAGTGGGGAACATGGTCTCAGGTTTGCCCTGGAACATCTCCGTTTCAACGAGTTCGCAAGCAGCGTAGTAGGGCAATGGGTAGGAGAGCAAAGCCTTCACCACCAGGATGATATTGACGATGGTTTTCAGGGTTTGGTCCAAGTTATTGACCACTTCCTCTTGGGTATCCTCTTGCCAGGTTAGAAAACCGATGTAGCCAAACAAAGCCTTGAACACGGCAGCCGCTATGTGGGACCAGTTCAGCATGCAATGGAACTTGGACTTGTCAATCATGCTTCCCTCCAAAGTGGGCAAGAAGATTTGCGAGGTGTAGCTGAACACGATCACGCCCAGGGCAATGGGAAACGATAAGATGTTGATTTGGAAGGTGACCTTGGAGAAGGCCCACTTGTGTGCCTGGGTCAGACAATAGCCGATGATGACGGCGTTGATCACCGTGTGGACGATCCCGTTATAGAAACTTAAGCTGGACACGTTCCGGAGGTTCTTAAGGAAGGCCGTTGGAAGGAGAATAGCTCCACAGATCATCATGTAAGAACGAGTGTCGATGATGCCATTGGGGAACGCTCCCATGAGAAGATCCCCGCAAAGCACCACGTACAGGATGCAGGTCATGAGCAATTCGATCAGTTGAGCCGCATTGACGATCTTCCCGCCATACTGCTTTCCAAAGCATTCCTTAGCAATGTCGTTGTAGCTGAACCGGACCTTCTCGAGCTCGCCCTCGTCATTCTTCTCATAGAGACACTCAACCAGGATCTTACCAGTGTGGCAGCAAATATGGGCGATCCCCACCATAGCCAATATCGCCCAATAGCCGCCGTGCATCACCCCGTAAGGTAAGGAGACAATGAACATACCCTGCAAATACGGAACCAATGTCAACTTGTTTTGAAACCTTCCCCTCATACCACTTGGATTGGATACGAACCTGAATGGCATTGGTCACATTCCATCCTGCTTCCCATTCGGTGATCTTGCCTCGGTTCCGTGGATCATCAGGATCCAGCGCGGTTGGATCAGGGTTTCCCCCACCCGTTTTCGATTTCGCAAAGGTCTTCAGCTCCTCAGCAGAGGCTTTGAGACAATCAGGCGTGATCTTGGAGGTCACGAAATCCTTCACGGAATAGACAAACGACGCCATGTTCTTGGTTGGAATGGCCGAGCTTCTCGAATCACATGACCGGTATAACTTGGGCTTGATCTCCGCCCATACAGGAGCTTGAGGGCAAGATGAAAGGCCTAGGCTCGCCTTTGAATTGGGGGGGAATAGGTTGGACCCAAACTCGATCAAGAAAGACACATTTTGGGGGTagattcaaaacatttcttgaccCGAAATTCGTCCCCAAAATGGCGAGTGTGAGTCCTTCCTCCCCACTAACAATGGACGTTCCAATATACGAAGGAGTGGGAGGAGAAGGCGGAGGAGAGAGAAAGTCCCTCGCTTTCGTGCGCCTCCCTTGAGATGTACTTCTGTACCATGCTCCATAAGGAGGCCAGGGAAGacccccaaaaaatgaaaagcgaGGCAAGGGTAGGCCCCTTCCCAAAAGGAACGGATGCTTTCTCACGTGGTGCCAAGGCTAACGTGGAATGTTAGGATAGGGATCAGGCAAGCATATGAATGACGTCGATATTGGGGAAAAGTTCTTTGGTTCTGAAGATGCTCAGTCATGGGATTTGTTCCAAGAACATTCATTGCGAGCTCAATCGTAAATTctgttttcattaaaagaacAAATGGACGTCTCGAGAGGCTCTTTTTGGTAGGGCTTGCCCAGCCAGCGAAGCCGACCCCATGACGTGTCAAATTCTTCCCATAGGGAGTATCCGTAGGAATCTGGTTCTCTGTCGGTGTGTGTAATTAGCGgtcaaaatttcttttgaaaggagGTCggagaggagaatcgaaccgggatcgtctctctctctctcgctctctctctctcttttggaaACTGTGCTAACCGCTACATCACGTCTATATTTTGCTCCAAGAGTTTCTGCCAAATCTCATTATTTGTAAAACTCAATCTGAATTCTATTTGTTGTCGCATGCTGAAAATTGCGGCTGATAAATTTCGTGATTATCATTATATCAGTGACTGTTGTGAATATGACTTTCTATTCTTGTCCATAAAGGTAGATTATTTGAGGACCTCCTTATCTCTACTAGGAATGTCATCGCCAGCAATTTAAGATGAAATATTTATGATTCTTATTGGAATTTTCCATCAAcaagttcaatttttataGAGGAAGCTCATGCAAGTcgcatttgaaaatgtacaatctcagatacctttcgtaccgTGTCTTAACGTTGTTCAGTGCCGACCtctttaatctctcccaatacaagagccTTCTTATTCATGTGATTCATCTGAAATAACTTTGGACAAgttcgtttttctttttctttttacgaATTTTTAGCCAATTGCTTAGGAGTGATTTCGTTTCCCACCAAGTCACGTCAAGTTTCATTAAAGAATAACGAATTTGAATTAACCAAAACTAAACTAACATGAAACGGAACTAAGAACTAAGGGTTCATCTAATGCAGAGAATCGTCGGAGAGGTATGAGCAAAAGGCTGTACGGATCAAAGGCATTGTTCTGAAGTCGTATATATGGTACGATATGggtttaaaaacaaaaacaaaaaaaacaatcgaTACAAAACAAATGCTAGCTGAATTTAAACAATCCACCTTCTTGAGCATTCATATattcgaaaaaaagtttaacTGTCATTCTCATCTAATAGATCTCGTTTTTGTCAAGAACCTTCTTCAACGAAGCTCTACCGTTTTATTGGAATTTTTATTTATTAGATAGTTAAATGAATGATTAATTAGGTCAAAACTATTCtttgtttccaatttgctTGAAGTTGGTTTTTTACTTTATTCTGCAATATTCCAACGTTATATGAACAAGAAAAGTAATTCTtttgaccttaaaaaatcATGTGGATTTTGAGAAATAAAACCAAAATAGCTAAAAGAGTTTCATATTTTAGTAAAGGGATGATTaccgaaaaaagtgaaaaagtgagCACACATTACTCAGTAACTGCTGATATACCTATTTGCACATATTGCTTTAAAAGGCAAATCCATTAAATaacttttgtcttttcttGTTTCCAAAGTGTAATACTTTTGCCCATGACCTTACTCAAGACAATGCAAGGTATTGCGTGAAACGTCAAGCTGATGCCGGGACTTTGAAAAGTCTTTGCACCTCAAAACTGACCAAACCGTTCAAAATAGCACAGTGATCTTTTAGCCCATAATGAAATCGGTTGGGTTAAAAGATCGTGCGATTGAATTCGCGGAGGATATTTGTGCAACCGATCACTAGATTTGTCAGCCCCCTAGGATGAGTCTTGTACGGGCATCATGTACGGGAATAATTAATAGGTACGTTGCAACAGTATGTGTTGACATGGGTGCATATAGTTTATTAACGTTGACATCATTATGAAATGAGTCAACAAAGGCCATTCAAATGGATTGCCAGAGACTTCTTTGCTATGAAGGTCAAGCATTTCCATGggtttttttcaagttgtttACCTCCTTCAAGTGTGCTTAATTATTCTCTAAACGAAATTAGATGTAGAATTATGTTATGCCAAAATGATTTAGGAAACTACCGAGTGAACATCTGGATAAGTGAGAACAAGTGGACTTAAGTCTTGGACTCGAGAAGGACAGACAATTGATCAGAGGGCTGTTTCATTTCAGAAATCATATTTCAGACCCCAGTGTTATCCTAAGAATGTTGTAATTGAGGTGACGTGTCAACATCCTAATCCTCTCTCGTTTACGATTAGCCCAGCCTGATATTATTAGTGGTAATATAGCCATTGAAAAGATAAGAAGGCCTCTTCGACATTCGCTGCGGGAGAGTTGTTCGTGCAACATCATCAGTGGTAGCCATGTCGTCCTCGAACGCATTTGCCGTTACAGATCCGGCCTTTAGGTCTATCAAGTCCGATCACACGGGCTTTTTCATCTGGAGAATCGAGGTAGGAAAATGTTGTCCCGCAAGGTTCCAAAACCGAAGTCAACCCTAAATTTTGTTTTCCATAACGTTGGGATTCTAGCAACTGGAGGTGGTCCCAGTTCCTCGAGACAGTTATGGAACGTTTTTCAGTGGGGACTCTTACATTGTGTACACGGCCTTTGAACGAGGGCAAGCTGTTGGCGCAGGAACGAAAGTCAAGTTGTCTCAAGGCTCTAAACTCGAGAAGCACATTCATTTCTGGCTTGGGGCTGAGTCCACCCAAGATGAAGCTACTGTGGCGGCCTTCAAGTCTGTCGAATTGGACGACCTTCTTGATGGAACACCCATTCAACATCGGGAAGTCCAGGGCCATGAATCCGGACGATTTTTGTCCTACTTCAGAGAAGGAGTCAGGTAAAGACATGATGATCTTTAGTCTGAATCTCTGATAAGTGATAAGGCTATTCATATGCCCTGCTGCATACCTTACTGGAAATGCACATCGAATCAGATTCATAATCAACAACTTATGTACATTCCTTGTTCATAAAGGATCCTTCAAGGGGGAGTGGCCACTGGTCTGAGTCATGTCGTGGAGGATACCACGCCCAAATTGTTTGCTGTCAAAGGCAAGCGGCAGGTTGTGGTTACACAAAAGCCCAAAGTGGAATGGTCAGAGATGAACACCGGTGATTGCTTCTTATTGAACATCGATTCCACCTTCTTCATTTGGATGGGACGAGCCTCCAATCGATTGGAACGACTTCAAGCCTCGAAGGTGTGTTCTAGTTATCGTGCATTATGTGAAATAGcttcaatgaaattgattgcTAAGTTTATCACCCGGTTGTTCGGCAAAACACTGGGAGTATTTAGGAGCTTTGCCAACCGTACCGATTGGCACTACTTAACGCTCAAATTGTCCGTGGTTGAATTACAGTTGGCACACAAGCTGAAAGAGGAGAAGGGTCAAGGCGAGATTGTTATCCTTCATGACGGGGATGAGAACAAGTTGGAGAGGGACGAGAAGAGCCTTTTCGAGTCGGTGTTGCCcttggagaagaaaaatgagtTGAAAGACACCTCAGGCGAGGATTCAGACGACAAGGAGGAACTTCGCCTTCGAACCGAGCTCAAATTGTACGAATGCTCTGATGATGGGGGCACATTGAAGATCACCGAGATTAAATCAGGACCCCTGTTGCAAAGTGACTTGAACAGGAACAACACGTTCATTGTGGACAATGGCAATGCTGGAGTTTGGGTGTGGATTGGCAAGCACGCCAGTAAAACGGAGAGGACCGAGGCCATGAGGAACGCTCAAGgattcattcaaaagaaaggTAGCTGGCTCAAATGTGtttgatggattttgtgtTGTAAGCATCCACTGAGAAAAAGAGACATTCTTTATTCAGGTTACAAGGCCTACACGCCTGTCTCTCGTGTCGTGGATCAAGGTGAACCCCAGGAATTCAAGAGCCTTTTCAAAAGTTGGAAGGAAAGGGATGCCACCACTGGGTTTGGAAGGACCTACTCAGGTGACTTGAGAATCTGAAGCTACTCTCATGAAAGAACGCATTTTCCAATCACAGAGCCAATCTAATCTAATGATGCCTCCTTCCCCCTAGGGACCCGAGGTGTGGCCAAAGTCgttcaaaccaaatttgatgccACCACACTTCATCAAAGGACAGATGTGGCCTCTGAAACGCGAATGGTGGATGATGGAACAGGCGTGAAGGAGGTGTTCCGAGTCGACAATTTTGACCTGGTGCACGTTCAAGATGGCATGGCCGGCAAGTTCTACTCGGGAGATTGCTATGTGATTCTCTACGCTTATACCACTGGATCAAGCGACAGTTATCTGATCTATTTCTGGCTGGTAGGGTCTGCGAATTCCTTACAAAAAGTGTGTTCGAAACTGACGGCGATGTCTGTTCCAGGGATCCCACTCGTCCATTGATGAGCAAGGCACAGCCGCATTGAAAGCCGTCGAATTGGATGACCGTTTGGGTGGGAAACCCGTGCAGATCCGAGTGATCCAAGGCAAGGAACCACCCCATTTCTTGGCCATGTTCAAAGGAACCTTCACCATTCTTGAGGGCGGGAAATCTTCGGCCTTTGACGGTAAATCTATTCACTCAGCTCAGGCCCTTTAATTGGATCTCGATGAATTGTGTTCTGATGACATTGCAGAAAACGGCCAAGATGTGTCAGTGGGCTCTCAATACTTGCTTCAAGTCCATGGACGCAGCGCTTTGACCGCCAAGGCCGTGCAAGTGCCCATGAAGACTGCCTCATTGAACACGAACGATTGCTTTATCTTGGTGGACGGGAAGGAGGCCTTCTTGTGGATGGGAAAAGGCTCCACTGGCGACGAACGAGAAGTGGCCAAGATTATTGCAGGAAATGTGAATGCCGATCCCGACCTGATTTACGAGGGTGAGTACAATGAATCACTTGGCCTTGGTGTCTTTGCTGAAAAATACGAGTATAGTATATGTGACTTGTTCTGATGTTCAGGACAAGAACGGGACACCTTTTGGAACCTCTTGGGCGGCAAAGGCCCTTATTTGGACGAGCGAGTGCTGAAAGATGTTGGGGAACACTATTCTCCCAGGCTGTTCCATGGCTCCAATGCCTCCGGCAACTTCAAATGTGAGTGCCTGTCCCAAAGAAAATTTGTTCATTCTATTATCAAGCATGAGCTTCGTTTCAGTGGAGGAGATTTATAACTTCAGCCAAGTGGATCTAGTCATGGAAGATGTGATGCTCTTGGATGTGGGAGACACGATTTTCATCTGGTTGGGTAGCGATTCGAATCATACAGAAAGGCATCTATGTCTCAATAGCGCCAAAGAGTATTTGGAAAGCGACCCTGTCGGTCGAGACAAGGACATTCCAATCGTGATTGTGAAACAAGGCTACGAGCCTCCTCATTTCATCGGATTCTTTGGAGCTTGGGATTGCAACATGTTCTCGGTAATTGATCTTCTGTAGTATAATCGGGGATAGAGATTTCATGTGCAAAAATTGGAATGGAGA
This window harbors:
- the LOC131885391 gene encoding uncharacterized protein LOC131885391; amino-acid sequence: MVPERETHFWIPNGVLAFAYLAPLWLTMDTNGYTLKLFSIIGHTLLLVIQPDVCCLDGLVEYYWYTAIIGINIISLYHSYRETVLPIIPRHLQPIVSKLFYEFPISHKELGSVLLYSKFTGIGEDEVWIKQDTSFPNSCLNILITGHLGVFYQGALLHEIKPGQFINSIEWKATFVNELKGYWLSQVEVRVIEDSTILMLDRGNLMGMKETAHHIWRRLLALLGADILMKTKHTHWYVKDFAKKDRRHRVANNPLLRSLSVDNLFVSSQNAIQGSRALRQMISKRSSRRPLGSLKQRFNQTMLKKNLGLMYLWSKSELRPTTETGPLSSLFHQTAMTPENQIFEDEGVVEDIGWERAWYHCGHCEFCYPLEEKEEEIHHATGRH
- the LOC131885390 gene encoding vesicular inhibitory amino acid transporter-like, giving the protein MASFVYSVKDFVTSKITPDCLKASAEELKTFAKSKTGGGNPDPTALDPDDPRNRGKITEWEAGWNVTNAIQGMFIVSLPYGVMHGGYWAILAMVGIAHICCHTGKILVECLYEKNDEGELEKVRFSYNDIAKECFGKQYGGKIVNAAQLIELLMTCILYVVLCGDLLMGAFPNGIIDTRSYMMICGAILLPTAFLKNLRNVSSLSFYNGIVHTVINAVIIGYCLTQAHKWAFSKVTFQINILSFPIALGVIVFSYTSQIFLPTLEGSMIDKSKFHCMLNWSHIAAAVFKALFGYIGFLTWQEDTQEEVVNNLDQTLKTIVNIILVVKALLSYPLPYYAACELVETEMFQGKPETMFPTIWALDGELKLWGLGFRVMMVVVTIVFAVVIPHFTILMGFIGSFTGCFLSFIWPSFFHLKLRRHVMSWSTLVYDMFIIFLGVGFGLCGMYYSGRAMQRAFELGVPV
- the LOC131884985 gene encoding advillin-like, with the translated sequence MSSSNAFAVTDPAFRSIKSDHTGFFIWRIEQLEVVPVPRDSYGTFFSGDSYIVYTAFERGQAVGAGTKVKLSQGSKLEKHIHFWLGAESTQDEATVAAFKSVELDDLLDGTPIQHREVQGHESGRFLSYFREGVRILQGGVATGLSHVVEDTTPKLFAVKGKRQVVVTQKPKVEWSEMNTGDCFLLNIDSTFFIWMGRASNRLERLQASKLAHKLKEEKGQGEIVILHDGDENKLERDEKSLFESVLPLEKKNELKDTSGEDSDDKEELRLRTELKLYECSDDGGTLKITEIKSGPLLQSDLNRNNTFIVDNGNAGVWVWIGKHASKTERTEAMRNAQGFIQKKGYKAYTPVSRVVDQGEPQEFKSLFKSWKERDATTGFGRTYSGTRGVAKVVQTKFDATTLHQRTDVASETRMVDDGTGVKEVFRVDNFDLVHVQDGMAGKFYSGDCYVILYAYTTGSSDSYLIYFWLGSHSSIDEQGTAALKAVELDDRLGGKPVQIRVIQGKEPPHFLAMFKGTFTILEGGKSSAFDENGQDVSVGSQYLLQVHGRSALTAKAVQVPMKTASLNTNDCFILVDGKEAFLWMGKGSTGDEREVAKIIAGNVNADPDLIYEGQERDTFWNLLGGKGPYLDERVLKDVGEHYSPRLFHGSNASGNFKLEEIYNFSQVDLVMEDVMLLDVGDTIFIWLGSDSNHTERHLCLNSAKEYLESDPVGRDKDIPIVIVKQGYEPPHFIGFFGAWDCNMFSDIEEQLKLLGEPPVFNSPNGVGGGGSYSMSAGGYYDYETLKNAEGLPDGMDMTQKEKYLRDEDFEKVFQMSRDNFENLPGWRQISLKKSLGLF